A stretch of Lathyrus oleraceus cultivar Zhongwan6 chromosome 6, CAAS_Psat_ZW6_1.0, whole genome shotgun sequence DNA encodes these proteins:
- the LOC127091947 gene encoding protease Do-like 2, chloroplastic isoform X3 encodes MAVALSGCCSMFSVITTSTVSFRYSHSHSTTHRPFISIRCSRTPSNSDPNFKAQKDDVWQKNQLELSSKDERPTGGNVVPASYKSFGISKKNKDFVAEFGDQQFQVESSNLQDSDFLNAVVKVYCTHTAPDYSLPWQKQRQFTSTGSAFMIGGRKLLTNAHCVEHDTQVKVKKRGDDSKYVAKVLARAVGCDLALLSVESEEFWRDVEPLRFGHLPHLQDSVTVVGYPLGGDTISVTKGVVSRVEVTSYAHGSSELLGIQIDAAINPGNSGGPAFNGKGECIGVAFQVYRSEDAENIGYVIPTTVVSHFLTDYENNGKYTGFPCLGVLIQKLENPALRACLKLPSNEGVFVRRVEPTSDANNVLKEGDVIVSFDDIRVGCEGTVPFRSNERIAFHYLISQKFAGDTAELGIIRAGKSIKAKVILNPRIHLVPFHIDEGQPSYLIIAGLVFTPLSEPLIEEEREDCIGLKLLAKARYSFARFEGEQIVILSQVLANELNIGYEDMNNQQVIKFNGVRIKNIHHLAHLIDSCKDKYLCFEFEDSYAAVLEREAVIAASSSLLRDYGIQSERSSDLLKPYVDLPEVEGDQTAEQDFGDSPVSNFEVGHDGLFWA; translated from the exons ATGGCAGTTGCACTATCAGGCTGCTGTTCCATGTTTTCCGTGATAACAACCTCCACCGTCAGTTTTCGCTACTCACATAGCCACTCAACCACACATAGGCCTTTCATCTCTATCCGTTGCAGCCGCACGCCTTCCAATTCCGACCCCAATTTCAAAGCACAG AAGGATGATGTATGGCAGAAGAATCAGTTGGAGCTATCATCCAAAGATGAAAGGCCTACCGGAGGGAATGTGGTGCCAGCTTCTTATAAGTCTTTTGGTATTTCAAAGAAGAATAAGGATTTTGTGGCCGAGTTCGGAGATCAACAG TTTCAGGTTGAATCAAGTAACTTACAAGACTCAGATTTCCTCAATGCTGTTGTGAAG GTATACTGCACGCATACTGCCCCAGATTATTCACTTCCCTGGCAAAAACAGAGACAATTTACAAGCACCGGAAG TGCGTTTATGATTGGAGGCAGGAAACTATTAACCAACGCACATTGTGTGGAGCATGATACCCAG GTAAAAGTCAAGAAAAGAGGGGATGATTCAAAATATGTGGCTAAG GTTTTAGCCAGAGCTGTTGGTTGTGATTTAGCTTTGCTTTCCGTAGAAAGTGAGGAGTTTTGGAGAGATGTTGAACCTCTTAGATTTGGACATTTGCCACATCTTCAG GATTCTGTAACGGTTGTGGGATATCCTCTTGGAGGAGACACAATTTCAGTGACAAAGGGAGTTGTATCTCGTGTTGAG GTTACATCATATGCTCATGGATCGTCTGAGTTGTTAGGAATTCAAATTGACGCAGCGATAAATCCTG GTAATAGTGGTGGCCCAGCGTTTAATGGCAAAGGAGAGTGCATTGGAGTGGCTTTTCAG GTCTACAGATCTGAAGATGCTGAGAATATTGGATACGTGATTCCAACAACAGTTGTATCTCATTTTTTGACCGACTATGAAAATAATGGCAAGTATACAG GTTTCCCTTGCCTCGGTGTACTTATACAAAAGTTGGAGAATCCTGCTCTGCGTGCATGTTTGAAACTACCGTCTAATGAG GGTGTATTTGTACGCAGAGTTGAACCAACTTCTGATGCAAATAATGTATTAAAAGAG GGCGATGTGATTGTCAGCTTTGATGATATACGTGTTGGATGTGAAGGAACAGTTCCATTCCGCTCAAATGAGAGAATTGCCTTCCACTACCTCATTAGTCAAAA ATTTGCAGGCGATACTGCTGAACTTGGTATCATCAGAGCTGGAAAATCAATAAAAGCTAAAGTTATTTTAAATCCACGAATTCACTTG GTTCCCTTTCATATTGATGAAGGCCAGCCTTCCTACTTAATAATTGCCGGCTTAGTGTTCACACCCCTTTCAGAGCCATTGATTGA GGAGGAACGTGAAGATTGTATAGGG CTAAAGTTATTGGCGAAAGCACGCTATTCATTTGCCAGGTTTGAAGGGGAACAGATTGTAATTCTTTCACAG GTCTTGGCAAATGAACTCAACATAGGTTATGAAGATATGAACAATCAGCAG GTTATAAAATTTAACGGAGTTCGAATCAAAAACATTCACCATCTTGCACATCTCATTGATT CCTGCAAGGACAAATATCTGTGTTTTGAATTTGAAGATAGCTATGCTGCTGTTTTGGAGAGAGAAGCTGTTATTGCTGCTTCATCATCCTTGCTGAGAGACTACGGTATCCAATCAGAAAGATCTTCTGATCTCTTGAAACCATATGTTGATTTACCTGAAGTAGAAGGCGACCAAACAGCAGAGCAAGATTTTGGTGATAGCCCGGTTTCAAATTTTGAAGTTGGCCATGATGGATTGTTCTGGGCATAG
- the LOC127091947 gene encoding protease Do-like 2, chloroplastic isoform X1: MAVALSGCCSMFSVITTSTVSFRYSHSHSTTHRPFISIRCSRTPSNSDPNFKAQFQKDDVWQKNQLELSSKDERPTGGNVVPASYKSFGISKKNKDFVAEFGDQQFQVESSNLQDSDFLNAVVKVYCTHTAPDYSLPWQKQRQFTSTGSAFMIGGRKLLTNAHCVEHDTQVKVKKRGDDSKYVAKVLARAVGCDLALLSVESEEFWRDVEPLRFGHLPHLQDSVTVVGYPLGGDTISVTKGVVSRVEVTSYAHGSSELLGIQIDAAINPGNSGGPAFNGKGECIGVAFQVYRSEDAENIGYVIPTTVVSHFLTDYENNGKYTGFPCLGVLIQKLENPALRACLKLPSNEGVFVRRVEPTSDANNVLKEGDVIVSFDDIRVGCEGTVPFRSNERIAFHYLISQKFAGDTAELGIIRAGKSIKAKVILNPRIHLVPFHIDEGQPSYLIIAGLVFTPLSEPLIEEEREDCIGLKLLAKARYSFARFEGEQIVILSQVLANELNIGYEDMNNQQVIKFNGVRIKNIHHLAHLIDSCKDKYLCFEFEDSYAAVLEREAVIAASSSLLRDYGIQSERSSDLLKPYVDLPEVEGDQTAEQDFGDSPVSNFEVGHDGLFWA; encoded by the exons ATGGCAGTTGCACTATCAGGCTGCTGTTCCATGTTTTCCGTGATAACAACCTCCACCGTCAGTTTTCGCTACTCACATAGCCACTCAACCACACATAGGCCTTTCATCTCTATCCGTTGCAGCCGCACGCCTTCCAATTCCGACCCCAATTTCAAAGCACAG TTCCAGAAGGATGATGTATGGCAGAAGAATCAGTTGGAGCTATCATCCAAAGATGAAAGGCCTACCGGAGGGAATGTGGTGCCAGCTTCTTATAAGTCTTTTGGTATTTCAAAGAAGAATAAGGATTTTGTGGCCGAGTTCGGAGATCAACAG TTTCAGGTTGAATCAAGTAACTTACAAGACTCAGATTTCCTCAATGCTGTTGTGAAG GTATACTGCACGCATACTGCCCCAGATTATTCACTTCCCTGGCAAAAACAGAGACAATTTACAAGCACCGGAAG TGCGTTTATGATTGGAGGCAGGAAACTATTAACCAACGCACATTGTGTGGAGCATGATACCCAG GTAAAAGTCAAGAAAAGAGGGGATGATTCAAAATATGTGGCTAAG GTTTTAGCCAGAGCTGTTGGTTGTGATTTAGCTTTGCTTTCCGTAGAAAGTGAGGAGTTTTGGAGAGATGTTGAACCTCTTAGATTTGGACATTTGCCACATCTTCAG GATTCTGTAACGGTTGTGGGATATCCTCTTGGAGGAGACACAATTTCAGTGACAAAGGGAGTTGTATCTCGTGTTGAG GTTACATCATATGCTCATGGATCGTCTGAGTTGTTAGGAATTCAAATTGACGCAGCGATAAATCCTG GTAATAGTGGTGGCCCAGCGTTTAATGGCAAAGGAGAGTGCATTGGAGTGGCTTTTCAG GTCTACAGATCTGAAGATGCTGAGAATATTGGATACGTGATTCCAACAACAGTTGTATCTCATTTTTTGACCGACTATGAAAATAATGGCAAGTATACAG GTTTCCCTTGCCTCGGTGTACTTATACAAAAGTTGGAGAATCCTGCTCTGCGTGCATGTTTGAAACTACCGTCTAATGAG GGTGTATTTGTACGCAGAGTTGAACCAACTTCTGATGCAAATAATGTATTAAAAGAG GGCGATGTGATTGTCAGCTTTGATGATATACGTGTTGGATGTGAAGGAACAGTTCCATTCCGCTCAAATGAGAGAATTGCCTTCCACTACCTCATTAGTCAAAA ATTTGCAGGCGATACTGCTGAACTTGGTATCATCAGAGCTGGAAAATCAATAAAAGCTAAAGTTATTTTAAATCCACGAATTCACTTG GTTCCCTTTCATATTGATGAAGGCCAGCCTTCCTACTTAATAATTGCCGGCTTAGTGTTCACACCCCTTTCAGAGCCATTGATTGA GGAGGAACGTGAAGATTGTATAGGG CTAAAGTTATTGGCGAAAGCACGCTATTCATTTGCCAGGTTTGAAGGGGAACAGATTGTAATTCTTTCACAG GTCTTGGCAAATGAACTCAACATAGGTTATGAAGATATGAACAATCAGCAG GTTATAAAATTTAACGGAGTTCGAATCAAAAACATTCACCATCTTGCACATCTCATTGATT CCTGCAAGGACAAATATCTGTGTTTTGAATTTGAAGATAGCTATGCTGCTGTTTTGGAGAGAGAAGCTGTTATTGCTGCTTCATCATCCTTGCTGAGAGACTACGGTATCCAATCAGAAAGATCTTCTGATCTCTTGAAACCATATGTTGATTTACCTGAAGTAGAAGGCGACCAAACAGCAGAGCAAGATTTTGGTGATAGCCCGGTTTCAAATTTTGAAGTTGGCCATGATGGATTGTTCTGGGCATAG
- the LOC127091947 gene encoding protease Do-like 2, chloroplastic isoform X2 yields MAVALSGCCSMFSVITTSTVSFRYSHSHSTTHRPFISIRCSRTPSNSDPNFKAQFQKDDVWQKNQLELSSKDERPTGGNVVPASYKSFGISKKNKDFVAEFGDQQVESSNLQDSDFLNAVVKVYCTHTAPDYSLPWQKQRQFTSTGSAFMIGGRKLLTNAHCVEHDTQVKVKKRGDDSKYVAKVLARAVGCDLALLSVESEEFWRDVEPLRFGHLPHLQDSVTVVGYPLGGDTISVTKGVVSRVEVTSYAHGSSELLGIQIDAAINPGNSGGPAFNGKGECIGVAFQVYRSEDAENIGYVIPTTVVSHFLTDYENNGKYTGFPCLGVLIQKLENPALRACLKLPSNEGVFVRRVEPTSDANNVLKEGDVIVSFDDIRVGCEGTVPFRSNERIAFHYLISQKFAGDTAELGIIRAGKSIKAKVILNPRIHLVPFHIDEGQPSYLIIAGLVFTPLSEPLIEEEREDCIGLKLLAKARYSFARFEGEQIVILSQVLANELNIGYEDMNNQQVIKFNGVRIKNIHHLAHLIDSCKDKYLCFEFEDSYAAVLEREAVIAASSSLLRDYGIQSERSSDLLKPYVDLPEVEGDQTAEQDFGDSPVSNFEVGHDGLFWA; encoded by the exons ATGGCAGTTGCACTATCAGGCTGCTGTTCCATGTTTTCCGTGATAACAACCTCCACCGTCAGTTTTCGCTACTCACATAGCCACTCAACCACACATAGGCCTTTCATCTCTATCCGTTGCAGCCGCACGCCTTCCAATTCCGACCCCAATTTCAAAGCACAG TTCCAGAAGGATGATGTATGGCAGAAGAATCAGTTGGAGCTATCATCCAAAGATGAAAGGCCTACCGGAGGGAATGTGGTGCCAGCTTCTTATAAGTCTTTTGGTATTTCAAAGAAGAATAAGGATTTTGTGGCCGAGTTCGGAGATCAACAG GTTGAATCAAGTAACTTACAAGACTCAGATTTCCTCAATGCTGTTGTGAAG GTATACTGCACGCATACTGCCCCAGATTATTCACTTCCCTGGCAAAAACAGAGACAATTTACAAGCACCGGAAG TGCGTTTATGATTGGAGGCAGGAAACTATTAACCAACGCACATTGTGTGGAGCATGATACCCAG GTAAAAGTCAAGAAAAGAGGGGATGATTCAAAATATGTGGCTAAG GTTTTAGCCAGAGCTGTTGGTTGTGATTTAGCTTTGCTTTCCGTAGAAAGTGAGGAGTTTTGGAGAGATGTTGAACCTCTTAGATTTGGACATTTGCCACATCTTCAG GATTCTGTAACGGTTGTGGGATATCCTCTTGGAGGAGACACAATTTCAGTGACAAAGGGAGTTGTATCTCGTGTTGAG GTTACATCATATGCTCATGGATCGTCTGAGTTGTTAGGAATTCAAATTGACGCAGCGATAAATCCTG GTAATAGTGGTGGCCCAGCGTTTAATGGCAAAGGAGAGTGCATTGGAGTGGCTTTTCAG GTCTACAGATCTGAAGATGCTGAGAATATTGGATACGTGATTCCAACAACAGTTGTATCTCATTTTTTGACCGACTATGAAAATAATGGCAAGTATACAG GTTTCCCTTGCCTCGGTGTACTTATACAAAAGTTGGAGAATCCTGCTCTGCGTGCATGTTTGAAACTACCGTCTAATGAG GGTGTATTTGTACGCAGAGTTGAACCAACTTCTGATGCAAATAATGTATTAAAAGAG GGCGATGTGATTGTCAGCTTTGATGATATACGTGTTGGATGTGAAGGAACAGTTCCATTCCGCTCAAATGAGAGAATTGCCTTCCACTACCTCATTAGTCAAAA ATTTGCAGGCGATACTGCTGAACTTGGTATCATCAGAGCTGGAAAATCAATAAAAGCTAAAGTTATTTTAAATCCACGAATTCACTTG GTTCCCTTTCATATTGATGAAGGCCAGCCTTCCTACTTAATAATTGCCGGCTTAGTGTTCACACCCCTTTCAGAGCCATTGATTGA GGAGGAACGTGAAGATTGTATAGGG CTAAAGTTATTGGCGAAAGCACGCTATTCATTTGCCAGGTTTGAAGGGGAACAGATTGTAATTCTTTCACAG GTCTTGGCAAATGAACTCAACATAGGTTATGAAGATATGAACAATCAGCAG GTTATAAAATTTAACGGAGTTCGAATCAAAAACATTCACCATCTTGCACATCTCATTGATT CCTGCAAGGACAAATATCTGTGTTTTGAATTTGAAGATAGCTATGCTGCTGTTTTGGAGAGAGAAGCTGTTATTGCTGCTTCATCATCCTTGCTGAGAGACTACGGTATCCAATCAGAAAGATCTTCTGATCTCTTGAAACCATATGTTGATTTACCTGAAGTAGAAGGCGACCAAACAGCAGAGCAAGATTTTGGTGATAGCCCGGTTTCAAATTTTGAAGTTGGCCATGATGGATTGTTCTGGGCATAG
- the LOC127091947 gene encoding protease Do-like 2, chloroplastic isoform X4 codes for MAVALSGCCSMFSVITTSTVSFRYSHSHSTTHRPFISIRCSRTPSNSDPNFKAQKDDVWQKNQLELSSKDERPTGGNVVPASYKSFGISKKNKDFVAEFGDQQVESSNLQDSDFLNAVVKVYCTHTAPDYSLPWQKQRQFTSTGSAFMIGGRKLLTNAHCVEHDTQVKVKKRGDDSKYVAKVLARAVGCDLALLSVESEEFWRDVEPLRFGHLPHLQDSVTVVGYPLGGDTISVTKGVVSRVEVTSYAHGSSELLGIQIDAAINPGNSGGPAFNGKGECIGVAFQVYRSEDAENIGYVIPTTVVSHFLTDYENNGKYTGFPCLGVLIQKLENPALRACLKLPSNEGVFVRRVEPTSDANNVLKEGDVIVSFDDIRVGCEGTVPFRSNERIAFHYLISQKFAGDTAELGIIRAGKSIKAKVILNPRIHLVPFHIDEGQPSYLIIAGLVFTPLSEPLIEEEREDCIGLKLLAKARYSFARFEGEQIVILSQVLANELNIGYEDMNNQQVIKFNGVRIKNIHHLAHLIDSCKDKYLCFEFEDSYAAVLEREAVIAASSSLLRDYGIQSERSSDLLKPYVDLPEVEGDQTAEQDFGDSPVSNFEVGHDGLFWA; via the exons ATGGCAGTTGCACTATCAGGCTGCTGTTCCATGTTTTCCGTGATAACAACCTCCACCGTCAGTTTTCGCTACTCACATAGCCACTCAACCACACATAGGCCTTTCATCTCTATCCGTTGCAGCCGCACGCCTTCCAATTCCGACCCCAATTTCAAAGCACAG AAGGATGATGTATGGCAGAAGAATCAGTTGGAGCTATCATCCAAAGATGAAAGGCCTACCGGAGGGAATGTGGTGCCAGCTTCTTATAAGTCTTTTGGTATTTCAAAGAAGAATAAGGATTTTGTGGCCGAGTTCGGAGATCAACAG GTTGAATCAAGTAACTTACAAGACTCAGATTTCCTCAATGCTGTTGTGAAG GTATACTGCACGCATACTGCCCCAGATTATTCACTTCCCTGGCAAAAACAGAGACAATTTACAAGCACCGGAAG TGCGTTTATGATTGGAGGCAGGAAACTATTAACCAACGCACATTGTGTGGAGCATGATACCCAG GTAAAAGTCAAGAAAAGAGGGGATGATTCAAAATATGTGGCTAAG GTTTTAGCCAGAGCTGTTGGTTGTGATTTAGCTTTGCTTTCCGTAGAAAGTGAGGAGTTTTGGAGAGATGTTGAACCTCTTAGATTTGGACATTTGCCACATCTTCAG GATTCTGTAACGGTTGTGGGATATCCTCTTGGAGGAGACACAATTTCAGTGACAAAGGGAGTTGTATCTCGTGTTGAG GTTACATCATATGCTCATGGATCGTCTGAGTTGTTAGGAATTCAAATTGACGCAGCGATAAATCCTG GTAATAGTGGTGGCCCAGCGTTTAATGGCAAAGGAGAGTGCATTGGAGTGGCTTTTCAG GTCTACAGATCTGAAGATGCTGAGAATATTGGATACGTGATTCCAACAACAGTTGTATCTCATTTTTTGACCGACTATGAAAATAATGGCAAGTATACAG GTTTCCCTTGCCTCGGTGTACTTATACAAAAGTTGGAGAATCCTGCTCTGCGTGCATGTTTGAAACTACCGTCTAATGAG GGTGTATTTGTACGCAGAGTTGAACCAACTTCTGATGCAAATAATGTATTAAAAGAG GGCGATGTGATTGTCAGCTTTGATGATATACGTGTTGGATGTGAAGGAACAGTTCCATTCCGCTCAAATGAGAGAATTGCCTTCCACTACCTCATTAGTCAAAA ATTTGCAGGCGATACTGCTGAACTTGGTATCATCAGAGCTGGAAAATCAATAAAAGCTAAAGTTATTTTAAATCCACGAATTCACTTG GTTCCCTTTCATATTGATGAAGGCCAGCCTTCCTACTTAATAATTGCCGGCTTAGTGTTCACACCCCTTTCAGAGCCATTGATTGA GGAGGAACGTGAAGATTGTATAGGG CTAAAGTTATTGGCGAAAGCACGCTATTCATTTGCCAGGTTTGAAGGGGAACAGATTGTAATTCTTTCACAG GTCTTGGCAAATGAACTCAACATAGGTTATGAAGATATGAACAATCAGCAG GTTATAAAATTTAACGGAGTTCGAATCAAAAACATTCACCATCTTGCACATCTCATTGATT CCTGCAAGGACAAATATCTGTGTTTTGAATTTGAAGATAGCTATGCTGCTGTTTTGGAGAGAGAAGCTGTTATTGCTGCTTCATCATCCTTGCTGAGAGACTACGGTATCCAATCAGAAAGATCTTCTGATCTCTTGAAACCATATGTTGATTTACCTGAAGTAGAAGGCGACCAAACAGCAGAGCAAGATTTTGGTGATAGCCCGGTTTCAAATTTTGAAGTTGGCCATGATGGATTGTTCTGGGCATAG